A genomic window from Sphingobacterium sp. BN32 includes:
- a CDS encoding FixH family protein has translation MNWGYKIVFGLGAFVLFIVGLAIYMVSNDTDTLEDDDYYERSLNYDETYRKKENLNHNHAKPTIRISQDTMLIKFISADNKGQLHFKRPDDNKLDVSLPFATPTDQFKLPLSTFKKGNWNLEIDWKSGADSYLVDQHVYY, from the coding sequence ATGAACTGGGGATATAAAATAGTATTTGGATTGGGCGCCTTTGTGCTCTTCATCGTAGGTTTAGCCATTTACATGGTTTCTAACGATACAGATACGCTGGAAGATGATGATTATTACGAACGTAGCTTGAATTACGATGAAACTTATCGTAAGAAAGAGAACTTAAATCATAATCATGCAAAACCGACGATACGAATTAGTCAAGATACCATGTTGATCAAATTCATATCGGCGGATAATAAAGGACAGCTTCATTTTAAGCGTCCTGATGATAATAAGCTGGATGTTTCGCTTCCTTTCGCGACGCCTACTGACCAGTTCAAACTACCGCTTAGTACCTTTAAGAAAGGTAATTGGAATTTGGAAATCGATTGGAAAAGTGGTGCTGATAGCTATTTAGTCGATCAACACGTTTACTATTAG
- a CDS encoding sulfite exporter TauE/SafE family protein: protein MTYHYLAFFMGLLGSIHCAVMCGPLLIAIQGGHQISWKTTFNKLIYQLGRILTYGMLGLILGLLGNAAAIQGWQQIFSLVTGVILTALGLFYIFGKSSKQLASFQTKAIQPFAKFMGKWLYRPGGSFVAGVLNGLLPCGMVYMALASAVNASSLENSFLFMVLFGLGTLPLLLLFSFVGNFPRKIFKKGFTTVLPILFILMGVWFILRGANLDIPYLSPLLHVDGAMNCA from the coding sequence ATGACTTACCATTATCTTGCATTCTTTATGGGCCTTTTGGGCAGTATCCACTGCGCAGTAATGTGCGGTCCGTTATTGATTGCAATTCAAGGAGGTCATCAAATTTCCTGGAAAACTACTTTTAACAAGCTGATTTACCAATTAGGGCGCATCCTGACCTATGGCATGCTCGGTCTGATTTTAGGCTTATTGGGAAATGCTGCTGCAATACAGGGCTGGCAGCAAATCTTCAGTTTGGTTACAGGTGTGATTTTAACAGCATTGGGCTTGTTCTATATTTTTGGAAAGAGTTCAAAGCAATTAGCAAGCTTTCAAACCAAGGCAATTCAGCCTTTCGCCAAGTTTATGGGAAAATGGTTGTACCGTCCGGGAGGCAGTTTTGTTGCTGGTGTGCTAAACGGTCTTTTGCCCTGCGGAATGGTGTATATGGCTTTAGCATCTGCTGTTAATGCGAGTTCGCTAGAAAATAGTTTTCTGTTTATGGTTCTGTTCGGATTAGGAACTTTACCACTATTATTACTATTCTCCTTCGTGGGGAATTTCCCGAGAAAAATCTTTAAGAAGGGATTTACGACGGTCTTGCCAATACTTTTTATCCTGATGGGTGTTTGGTTTATTTTACGCGGTGCCAATCTGGATATTCCCTATCTTTCGCCCTTATTGCATGTCGATGGCGCAATGAATTGCGCTTAA
- the cls gene encoding cardiolipin synthase, which produces MTEYLQPIIQFFEQWGWIPTTIIYLGVIITILIENRNPTKTISWVMVIVFLPLVGVILYYLFGQKFSKVKKLKRINQEQSLRLKKEFKRLEPLMAWSIQNIHNKIGDFARVYSYLKNERLSSPTLNNEVTLLVNGEEKFKYFLESLEGATHSIHMEYYIFDLDDIGTKVLNILERKATEGLKVRLIVDSFGSPRLVRHMRKMRGKTNIEFQAFLPVTFTSLANSNYRNHRKIAVIDGYTAYIGGINISDRYINPNEFGLYWRDTSVKVVGNAGTMFQISFWNSWNQTDGEPFDLEDGYLRDMPVVAEQLSAVALVSSDPGSLGPFNMEALLLSIGEANESIKLCTPYFIPSEELATALKTAAGAGVDVELMIPASGDSWIVQHATFSFLKPLLERGVKVYLYEKGFLHAKTAVIDGKIAYVGTVNLDFRSFYINYEVATVISNKSFCAQMDNQFEIDKKECSIVTLKDWKQRKAWKRGIDSLCRLLAPLL; this is translated from the coding sequence ATGACTGAATATTTGCAGCCTATAATACAGTTTTTTGAACAATGGGGATGGATACCCACGACGATTATTTACCTAGGTGTTATTATAACGATTCTTATCGAAAATAGAAACCCGACGAAGACCATTTCTTGGGTCATGGTAATCGTCTTTCTTCCACTTGTCGGTGTTATTCTATATTATCTTTTCGGTCAAAAGTTTTCTAAAGTCAAGAAGCTCAAGCGTATTAATCAAGAACAATCTCTTCGATTGAAGAAAGAGTTTAAGCGATTGGAGCCGTTGATGGCCTGGTCCATACAGAATATCCACAATAAGATTGGCGATTTCGCACGCGTTTATTCGTATTTAAAAAATGAACGGCTTTCGTCGCCTACGCTGAATAACGAAGTAACGCTATTGGTTAATGGGGAAGAAAAATTTAAGTATTTCTTGGAGTCATTAGAGGGTGCAACGCATTCGATTCACATGGAATACTACATCTTCGACCTGGATGATATCGGAACCAAAGTTCTGAATATCCTTGAACGCAAGGCAACCGAAGGTTTGAAGGTGCGCCTCATTGTGGATAGCTTTGGCTCGCCGCGACTGGTTCGGCATATGCGGAAGATGCGCGGTAAAACTAATATTGAATTTCAGGCATTTCTGCCTGTGACTTTTACTTCGTTGGCCAACAGCAATTATCGTAATCATCGGAAGATTGCAGTAATCGATGGTTATACAGCCTATATCGGCGGGATAAACATTTCCGACCGGTACATCAATCCAAATGAATTTGGGCTATACTGGCGCGATACTTCCGTGAAAGTTGTAGGAAATGCGGGTACCATGTTCCAAATCAGCTTTTGGAATTCCTGGAACCAAACCGATGGGGAACCCTTCGATTTGGAAGATGGATATTTGCGGGATATGCCAGTCGTTGCTGAGCAGCTGAGTGCCGTAGCATTAGTATCGAGCGATCCGGGATCTTTGGGTCCTTTTAATATGGAGGCTTTATTGCTGAGCATTGGCGAAGCAAATGAAAGCATCAAATTATGTACACCCTATTTTATCCCGTCGGAGGAATTAGCGACAGCATTAAAGACCGCCGCTGGCGCTGGAGTTGATGTAGAATTGATGATTCCGGCAAGTGGCGACTCCTGGATAGTACAACATGCGACTTTTTCGTTCTTAAAGCCTCTGTTAGAGCGCGGAGTCAAGGTTTACCTGTATGAAAAAGGCTTCTTACATGCTAAGACGGCAGTAATCGATGGCAAGATCGCTTATGTTGGGACTGTTAATCTAGATTTTCGAAGTTTCTATATTAACTACGAGGTAGCGACAGTAATTTCTAATAAGTCATTTTGTGCTCAAATGGATAATCAGTTTGAAATTGATAAGAAAGAATGTTCTATAGTGACCTTAAAGGATTGGAAACAAAGAAAGGCATGGAAGCGTGGTATTGACTCCTTATGCCGTTTGCTAGCGCCTTTATTATAG
- a CDS encoding carboxypeptidase regulatory-like domain-containing protein, which produces MRKINRILFIILTLLAVSNFSNAQEKPAIPINTAVENVQKFFTVYPVEKIHLHFDKPYYAVGDTLWFKTYLNTNLFNYDPSKVAYVEILNSRDSLMQTLRVPLKDGAGKGQLVLDPQFWSQDNYRVRAYTKWMMNFDMGYFFNKVIPIGDAINKKLGSDVSFEPDGNKTKAILQFRNRQGELLSRKKLTWEANDGWDPFDKGKGETDALGRVIVSLSNKEKEKFKNGRLVIKLEDGETLVGQYPLRNAIWEADVQFFPEGGDLISGISKKVAFKAVNSTGLGLKVKGKIIDSKKQEVASFEDLGLGMGSFNLVPISGETYKAVVTFDNGEQKTYDLPAVVDNKVNVVFAKQEGEFINLGIVTNDSHFQTVQNKPFYVFGQLNGHLVYAAQASMKSAAVSIRIPIKELPNGIVQITLLSPDGEPLSERLVFIQPQKLIDIQVKTDKDSYARKDLVKMKLNVNSPVDSLIGNYSVSVIDESKVPFNDDNDRTIVSSMLLTSDLKGYVEKPNYYFNEKNTNRLEALDALMMTQGFRRFDYKQLVQGKLPQVRFMPEQGITLSGILRLNTGRPQPNGGLLLTIPGAAIKKDTYTDNNGVFKFENLVFQDSLKATINARGNDNFRNLVINMDQTFYPEIDQNSPYFSAGIQNIDQNMSAYLDNSKKEFRTSILIDEVVVTATQEKKQSSKDFSALSGLSMPDHRIEGSRLQGCNVLSMCLNTLLTGITYDVNTLKYYVTRNYNQGSRVPVQFFLNGMPIDEPSLNSITIAEIEGIEIFLRDDLGTVRNIYQNDGVVSIITKKEKKQPRMTAAQIEAMLPKSNVVELHPLGYVKQRAFYTPKYATPESKNTNDYRTTVYWNPEIRVEKNGEIDLEFYNADGTGKYKVVVEGNDVQGNVGRKVYYYNVK; this is translated from the coding sequence ATGAGGAAAATAAATCGCATACTTTTCATAATTCTAACACTTTTAGCTGTCTCTAATTTCTCGAATGCCCAAGAAAAACCCGCCATCCCAATTAATACTGCGGTGGAGAATGTGCAAAAGTTCTTTACAGTCTATCCAGTAGAAAAAATACACCTACATTTCGATAAACCTTATTATGCAGTAGGGGATACGCTATGGTTCAAAACTTATTTGAACACCAATCTCTTCAATTATGACCCAAGTAAGGTCGCCTATGTGGAGATATTGAATAGTCGTGATTCCTTAATGCAAACGCTTCGTGTACCGTTAAAGGATGGTGCCGGAAAAGGACAGTTAGTATTAGATCCTCAGTTCTGGTCGCAGGATAATTATAGAGTCCGCGCCTATACCAAATGGATGATGAACTTCGATATGGGATACTTCTTTAATAAGGTAATTCCAATCGGAGATGCAATTAATAAGAAGCTAGGATCAGATGTAAGCTTTGAACCGGATGGCAATAAGACCAAAGCCATACTCCAATTCCGCAATCGACAGGGTGAGTTATTGAGCCGTAAAAAGCTAACGTGGGAAGCTAACGATGGCTGGGATCCTTTCGATAAAGGCAAAGGCGAAACCGATGCTTTAGGTCGTGTTATTGTTAGTTTATCTAATAAAGAAAAAGAGAAGTTCAAGAACGGACGCTTAGTTATTAAGCTTGAAGATGGGGAAACCTTAGTGGGACAATATCCACTACGCAATGCAATATGGGAGGCTGATGTACAGTTCTTCCCAGAAGGAGGTGATTTAATATCGGGTATCTCTAAGAAAGTAGCCTTTAAAGCAGTCAATTCTACTGGTCTTGGCCTGAAAGTAAAAGGAAAGATTATCGATAGCAAAAAGCAAGAGGTAGCAAGTTTTGAGGACTTAGGATTGGGTATGGGTTCTTTCAATTTAGTACCTATTAGCGGAGAAACATATAAAGCTGTTGTTACCTTCGACAATGGCGAACAGAAGACATATGATTTACCGGCCGTTGTTGATAATAAAGTTAATGTCGTTTTTGCGAAACAAGAAGGTGAGTTTATCAACCTAGGTATTGTTACGAATGACAGCCATTTCCAAACTGTACAGAATAAACCTTTCTATGTCTTCGGACAGCTGAATGGTCATTTAGTATATGCTGCACAGGCTTCGATGAAGAGCGCAGCGGTATCTATCCGTATCCCCATTAAGGAACTTCCGAACGGGATAGTACAGATAACGCTTCTTTCTCCGGATGGCGAGCCACTTTCAGAGCGCCTTGTATTCATTCAACCGCAGAAGTTGATCGATATTCAAGTAAAAACCGATAAGGACAGTTACGCTCGTAAAGACTTGGTGAAAATGAAATTGAATGTGAATAGTCCGGTAGATAGCTTAATCGGGAACTACTCAGTCTCGGTTATTGACGAATCGAAAGTGCCATTTAATGATGACAACGACAGAACCATCGTTAGTAGTATGTTGCTTACGTCGGATTTAAAAGGTTATGTGGAGAAGCCGAACTATTACTTCAATGAGAAGAATACCAACCGTTTAGAAGCCTTAGACGCTTTGATGATGACACAAGGATTCAGACGCTTTGATTATAAACAATTAGTGCAAGGGAAGCTTCCTCAGGTGCGTTTTATGCCAGAGCAAGGTATCACCTTGAGCGGGATATTACGCTTAAATACAGGTCGTCCGCAACCTAATGGTGGCTTACTTTTGACTATTCCAGGCGCAGCCATTAAGAAAGATACTTACACAGATAACAATGGTGTATTCAAGTTCGAGAATCTGGTGTTCCAAGATTCGTTGAAAGCGACTATCAACGCTAGAGGAAACGACAATTTCCGCAATCTTGTCATCAATATGGATCAAACATTCTATCCGGAAATTGATCAAAATAGTCCTTATTTCAGTGCGGGTATTCAGAATATTGACCAAAATATGTCTGCATATTTAGATAACAGTAAAAAGGAATTCCGTACCTCAATTTTGATTGATGAGGTCGTTGTGACAGCGACTCAAGAGAAGAAACAGTCGAGTAAGGACTTCTCTGCGCTATCTGGATTATCTATGCCGGATCACCGTATTGAAGGTAGTCGTCTGCAAGGGTGTAATGTATTGAGCATGTGTTTAAATACCTTGCTAACGGGCATTACATATGATGTTAATACCTTGAAATACTATGTAACACGTAACTACAACCAGGGAAGCCGCGTTCCGGTGCAGTTCTTCTTAAACGGTATGCCGATTGATGAGCCTTCTTTGAATTCCATCACGATAGCTGAAATCGAAGGCATTGAAATCTTCTTGAGAGATGATTTAGGAACTGTTCGCAATATCTATCAGAATGATGGTGTTGTGTCTATCATCACGAAGAAAGAGAAAAAGCAACCGCGTATGACGGCGGCGCAGATTGAAGCCATGCTACCGAAGTCCAATGTCGTTGAGTTACACCCATTAGGATACGTGAAACAACGTGCATTTTATACGCCGAAATATGCTACCCCTGAGAGCAAGAATACGAACGACTACAGAACAACCGTATATTGGAATCCAGAAATCAGGGTAGAAAAGAATGGTGAAATAGACCTAGAATTCTACAATGCTGATGGAACCGGTAAATATAAAGTGGTCGTTGAAGGTAATGATGTACAGGGTAATGTAGGCCGGAAGGTTTACTATTACAATGTTAAGTAG
- a CDS encoding DMT family transporter encodes MEEKDSIKYMLLAGLFFALMNVCVKYVSHIPTVEVVFFRSVFSLVASYVILKRDKIPVFGNNKPLLILRGVAGCIGLVGSFYTLQHIPLASAVTINYLSPFFTAILGIFIVKQPVKPIRYLYFGLAIAGVIMLKGFDPRISTLDLVIGLTAALFAGLAYNIISKLKTSEHPLVIIFYFPLITLPFVGVYTLMHWENPQGWDWAVLLLIGIFTQIAQYYMTLSYQRANLAKVASLNYLGVIYALVFGYFLFQETFSEYALLGIAVILTAVILNIRK; translated from the coding sequence GTGGAAGAAAAAGATAGTATCAAGTACATGCTTTTAGCAGGGCTGTTCTTTGCCTTGATGAACGTATGTGTGAAATATGTCTCTCACATCCCGACGGTCGAAGTGGTTTTCTTTCGATCGGTCTTCAGCTTAGTCGCTTCCTACGTTATTCTCAAGCGTGATAAGATCCCCGTATTTGGGAACAACAAGCCTTTGTTAATCTTGCGTGGCGTAGCGGGCTGTATCGGATTAGTCGGCTCTTTTTACACCTTGCAGCATATTCCGCTGGCCTCTGCAGTTACTATAAATTACCTCTCTCCTTTCTTTACAGCGATATTGGGAATCTTTATTGTAAAACAGCCTGTTAAGCCTATTCGCTATTTATATTTCGGATTGGCAATTGCCGGTGTCATTATGTTGAAAGGCTTCGATCCTCGGATTTCGACCTTAGACTTGGTTATTGGATTAACGGCGGCACTATTCGCTGGGCTAGCGTATAATATCATCTCCAAATTGAAGACCTCCGAGCATCCCTTGGTTATCATCTTCTATTTTCCGCTCATCACCCTTCCTTTTGTCGGCGTATATACGTTAATGCATTGGGAAAACCCACAAGGTTGGGATTGGGCTGTTTTATTGCTAATCGGAATCTTCACGCAGATTGCACAATACTACATGACGCTTTCCTACCAGCGAGCCAATCTTGCCAAAGTCGCCAGTTTAAACTATTTGGGTGTAATCTATGCGTTAGTTTTTGGATATTTCCTGTTTCAGGAAACATTTAGCGAGTATGCCCTATTGGGGATTGCGGTGATTCTAACAGCAGTTATCTTGAATATTCGAAAGTAG
- a CDS encoding YihY/virulence factor BrkB family protein, with protein MIITVWTKLKEFWGLLVNAVNGFIEDNCMKLSASLAYYTVFSIGPLLLILTWTLGFFYGEHLDGTVGAREQVMDELSELFGREIASTLESTVSKISLDSKSNIGIIIGSATLMFTSTTIFVDIQNSINTIWKVKPKPKKGWLKLIINRLISFSMILGLVFLLMASLIVSSLIGIMTDYFNQFIQHWDISLIDMVNTSITFLVITTLFGTIYAFLPDAKVRFKDILGGALFTSFLFMLGKYGISVYLSQNMTASSYGAAGSIIILLAWVYYSSAILYFGAEFTKEYAIKYGKGIQPSSFAVLVKQTELEIDPETGIREVVKKHNDPVQ; from the coding sequence ATGATAATTACTGTTTGGACCAAACTAAAGGAATTTTGGGGACTATTAGTCAATGCTGTAAATGGTTTTATCGAGGACAATTGCATGAAGCTCAGTGCTTCATTAGCTTATTATACTGTATTTTCTATAGGTCCACTGTTATTGATATTGACGTGGACCTTAGGTTTTTTCTATGGGGAGCATTTGGACGGCACAGTTGGTGCGCGCGAACAGGTGATGGACGAACTGAGCGAGCTCTTCGGACGAGAAATAGCCTCTACCTTGGAATCGACGGTATCCAAGATTTCATTGGACAGTAAGTCGAACATCGGCATCATCATCGGTTCGGCTACTTTAATGTTCACTTCGACGACCATCTTTGTGGATATTCAAAACTCCATCAATACAATCTGGAAAGTAAAACCGAAGCCCAAGAAAGGTTGGCTGAAGCTGATCATCAACCGGCTGATTTCGTTCTCAATGATTTTAGGACTTGTTTTCCTCTTAATGGCGTCGCTGATCGTGAGTAGTTTGATCGGGATTATGACTGATTACTTCAACCAATTTATCCAACATTGGGATATCAGCCTCATCGACATGGTGAATACGAGCATTACATTCTTAGTCATCACGACCCTATTTGGTACCATCTATGCCTTCCTGCCGGATGCGAAAGTTCGATTTAAGGATATTTTGGGAGGAGCTTTGTTTACTTCTTTTCTATTCATGCTCGGCAAGTATGGCATTTCGGTATACTTAAGTCAGAACATGACTGCTTCGTCATACGGAGCTGCAGGATCGATTATTATCTTGTTGGCTTGGGTTTATTACTCTTCGGCAATTCTGTACTTCGGAGCAGAGTTTACGAAGGAATACGCCATCAAATATGGAAAGGGCATCCAACCTTCATCATTTGCGGTGCTGGTGAAGCAGACAGAACTGGAAATAGACCCGGAAACGGGTATCCGCGAGGTGGTTAAGAAACATAATGACCCTGTGCAATAG
- a CDS encoding long-chain fatty acid--CoA ligase, with amino-acid sequence MNKFSRLFDIIINYKTEYAKDIMVAGRAGDQWRTFSTAEFVDIVNNLSKGLIARGIKKGDRVAIMSGNRPEWNFIDFACNQLGVATVPLYPTLSNQDLIYIINDADVKMVFVSNEELATKADLAMKENDINIETYTFDKLEGRKYYMEVADLGKANDVDLTPYNDAVVADDLLTLIYTSGTTGKPKGVYLSHENLLSNVQACNHLITTEYKKALSFLPLCHIFERMVVYMYFSRGVQIYYAENLDNIVVDINDVKPDLFTTVPRVLEKVYDKVVAKGKDLTGIKKSLFFWALDLGLKYQEPKTNSAFYNFKLGIARKLIFSKWKEALGGNIKIIISGGAALQERLARVFWAAGIKVLEGYGLTETSPVIAVNSWDEDDVKFGTVGRVLNNLDVKIAEDGEIMVKGPSITKGYYKNDEATKEAFDSNGYFHTGDIGELTPDGFLRITDRKKEMFKTAGGKYVAPQVLENKLMESTLIAQVMVIGENQRFPAALIVPAFEELEKYCKHKGIPYSSKEEAIKQGEVLTKYEQIISQAMANFGHWEQVKKFKLLSKEWTIDNGELTPKLSLKRKVILQKNEELIKNIYKE; translated from the coding sequence ATGAACAAGTTCAGTAGATTATTCGATATCATTATAAATTACAAGACGGAGTATGCCAAGGACATCATGGTTGCTGGTCGTGCGGGAGATCAATGGCGTACCTTTTCTACGGCGGAATTCGTCGATATAGTTAATAATTTAAGTAAAGGATTGATTGCACGGGGGATCAAGAAAGGCGATCGCGTAGCGATCATGTCGGGAAATCGTCCGGAATGGAACTTTATTGATTTCGCCTGTAACCAGTTGGGTGTTGCCACGGTGCCTTTATACCCTACCCTTTCCAATCAGGATTTGATATACATCATCAATGACGCGGATGTAAAAATGGTGTTTGTTAGTAACGAAGAACTAGCAACAAAGGCTGATTTGGCGATGAAGGAAAACGACATCAATATAGAAACTTATACGTTCGACAAGCTCGAGGGTAGAAAGTATTATATGGAGGTTGCCGACTTAGGCAAAGCGAATGATGTAGATTTAACGCCTTATAACGATGCTGTTGTGGCGGATGATCTATTGACGTTAATCTATACTTCCGGAACTACCGGAAAGCCAAAAGGGGTTTACCTTTCACACGAAAATTTACTGAGCAATGTCCAAGCTTGTAATCACTTGATTACCACTGAATATAAGAAGGCGCTAAGCTTTTTACCACTCTGCCATATATTTGAGCGCATGGTTGTTTACATGTATTTCTCTCGGGGGGTACAGATTTACTATGCTGAAAATCTGGATAATATCGTAGTTGATATCAACGATGTAAAACCGGATTTATTTACCACAGTGCCTCGTGTACTGGAAAAGGTGTATGATAAGGTTGTTGCGAAGGGCAAGGATCTGACCGGGATTAAGAAATCGCTATTCTTCTGGGCTTTGGATTTGGGGCTAAAATATCAGGAGCCAAAGACGAACTCAGCATTCTATAACTTTAAGCTGGGTATTGCGCGCAAATTAATCTTCTCGAAATGGAAAGAGGCCTTGGGTGGCAACATCAAGATTATTATTTCTGGAGGAGCGGCGCTGCAGGAGCGGTTAGCACGTGTATTTTGGGCTGCTGGTATCAAGGTCCTGGAAGGCTATGGTCTTACTGAGACATCTCCTGTTATCGCTGTTAATTCCTGGGATGAAGATGACGTAAAATTCGGTACGGTAGGTCGTGTCTTAAATAACCTGGATGTAAAAATTGCCGAGGACGGCGAGATTATGGTTAAGGGTCCTAGCATCACTAAGGGTTACTACAAAAATGATGAAGCGACGAAAGAGGCCTTTGATAGTAATGGTTACTTTCATACGGGCGATATTGGCGAGCTGACCCCAGACGGTTTCCTACGGATTACGGATCGGAAGAAAGAAATGTTCAAAACAGCAGGTGGTAAATACGTTGCACCGCAGGTGTTGGAGAATAAGTTGATGGAGTCTACACTGATTGCGCAAGTGATGGTAATTGGCGAAAACCAGCGATTCCCTGCAGCATTGATAGTTCCTGCGTTTGAAGAGTTAGAAAAATATTGCAAACATAAAGGTATCCCCTATAGCTCTAAAGAAGAAGCAATTAAGCAAGGTGAAGTTTTAACAAAATATGAGCAAATAATTTCACAAGCAATGGCTAACTTTGGACATTGGGAACAAGTGAAGAAATTTAAATTGCTTTCCAAGGAATGGACCATCGACAACGGAGAGCTAACGCCGAAGTTGAGCCTGAAGCGCAAGGTCATTCTACAGAAAAACGAAGAACTAATCAAAAATATTTATAAGGAATAA
- a CDS encoding thioredoxin domain-containing protein produces MKLNLSIFLIILFFFQSVHHKVFAQGINFEESANFRSALDKAKTEKKIIFVDFLTDWCGPCKRMAANVFTRPEVGEVFNANFINLKIDAEKGEGPELAKKYGVRAYPTMAFITYDGVLMHSLVGSKTAEQLIQEAEKTRFTFKHGGLKNMESDFRDGKKDLEFLTDFYATVNDPYLKSDIAARYLLNLPETDFLAEEGDQIYTNEEMIRQISTYNHRVFNRMLELIVKKKQKEENFSRKFRTNIVFSIELTMGKIMDNLIYIGDDKTFQQALEFHKRFKESKVSTASNDQDLSISSGRGIFFASEDFLQLQYLSVNDNNRSKFKPLLERYMTQLILTHPLEEVEAQANKKLKLNPSIANNETNANRHLEQALGRGNLSSRNMLAWIDYYWRISDNKLSTKKRVGNWLNYACTLNPFQTDITISASPILVKVGAKDNAIKHLNRSINAYSLSKYFSRNPTKALKILIEKIDNNKI; encoded by the coding sequence ATGAAACTTAATCTATCTATATTTTTAATTATCCTTTTCTTTTTTCAATCTGTTCATCATAAAGTTTTTGCACAGGGAATAAATTTTGAAGAATCAGCAAATTTTCGAAGCGCTCTGGATAAAGCCAAAACGGAGAAAAAAATAATCTTTGTCGACTTTCTCACCGACTGGTGCGGCCCATGCAAGCGCATGGCAGCGAATGTATTTACTAGGCCGGAAGTAGGTGAAGTTTTTAATGCGAATTTTATAAACCTAAAAATCGACGCTGAAAAAGGTGAAGGGCCTGAACTAGCAAAAAAATATGGCGTAAGAGCCTACCCAACTATGGCTTTTATTACTTATGATGGCGTATTAATGCACAGTCTTGTTGGATCGAAAACGGCAGAACAGCTAATTCAAGAGGCAGAAAAAACAAGATTTACATTTAAACATGGCGGTCTCAAAAACATGGAATCTGATTTTAGAGATGGCAAGAAAGATCTAGAATTTCTAACAGATTTCTATGCCACGGTTAACGATCCATACCTCAAGTCTGATATTGCTGCACGATATCTTCTCAATCTGCCTGAGACGGATTTCCTAGCAGAAGAAGGTGATCAAATCTATACGAATGAAGAAATGATTCGACAAATTTCGACCTATAACCACAGGGTCTTCAACAGGATGCTGGAATTGATCGTAAAAAAGAAACAGAAGGAGGAAAACTTTTCAAGAAAATTCAGAACAAATATTGTCTTTTCTATTGAATTGACTATGGGCAAAATAATGGATAATCTGATTTACATTGGAGATGACAAAACCTTCCAGCAGGCTCTAGAATTTCATAAACGCTTTAAGGAATCAAAAGTAAGTACCGCAAGTAATGATCAAGATCTTTCCATTTCCAGCGGTCGAGGAATCTTTTTTGCATCTGAAGATTTTCTTCAACTGCAGTATTTATCTGTAAATGACAACAATCGTTCAAAATTCAAACCCTTACTGGAGCGCTACATGACTCAACTCATTTTAACGCATCCATTGGAAGAGGTTGAGGCCCAAGCTAACAAAAAACTCAAGCTGAACCCTTCTATAGCAAATAACGAGACCAATGCCAATCGGCATTTGGAGCAGGCGCTAGGCCGAGGGAATTTGAGCAGTAGAAACATGCTGGCATGGATTGATTATTATTGGCGTATTTCTGATAATAAACTGAGCACAAAGAAAAGAGTCGGCAACTGGTTAAATTACGCCTGCACGCTAAATCCTTTCCAAACTGACATTACGATAAGCGCTAGCCCTATATTAGTCAAGGTAGGCGCCAAGGACAATGCAATTAAACATTTGAATCGATCCATCAATGCTTATTCGCTTTCGAAATACTTCTCGAGAAACCCGACAAAAGCACTGAAAATATTGATAGAGAAAATTGATAACAATAAGATATAA